One Mycobacterium sp. SMC-4 DNA window includes the following coding sequences:
- the fadD32 gene encoding long-chain-fatty-acid--AMP ligase FadD32, producing the protein MAFHNPFIKDGLIKFPDNGSLVKHVERWAKVRGDKLAYRFLDFSTERDGVARDLNWADFSVRNRAVGARLQQVTQPGDRVAILCPQNLEYLVAFFGTLYSGRIAVPLFDPNEPGHVGRLHAVLDDCNPSAILTTTAAAEGVRKFFRTRPANQRPRVIAVDAVPNEVGATWEPVDVAHDTIAYLQYTSGSTRIPTGVQITHLNLATNVVQVIEALEGEEGDRGVSWLPFFHDMGLITVLLSPMIGHYISFMTPAAFVRRPGRWIREMARKEGDTGGTISVAPNFAFDHAAARGVPKDGEEPLDLSNIKCILNGSEPISAATVRRFNEAFGPHGFKPQAIKPSYGLAEATLFVSTTPMNQMPTIISVDRDELNNHRFVQVPDDSPKAVAQAGAGKIGVAEWAVIVDNDTATELPDGQIGEIWISGQNMGTGYWDKPEETLATFQNILKSRTNPSHAEGAPDDSTWVRTGDLGAYHDGELYITGRVKDLVIIDGRNHYPQDLEYSAQEATKALRTGFVAAFSVPANQLPDEVFADTHAGLKRDPEDTSEQLVIVGERAPGSHKLDMGPIVDEIRAAIAVRHGVTVRDVLLTAAGAIPRTSSGKIGRRACRSAYLDGSLRSGKVANAFPDESD; encoded by the coding sequence ATGGCCTTCCACAACCCGTTCATCAAGGACGGATTGATCAAATTCCCCGACAACGGGAGCCTGGTCAAACACGTCGAGCGATGGGCGAAGGTACGTGGCGACAAGCTGGCCTACCGCTTCCTGGACTTCTCCACCGAACGTGATGGGGTGGCCCGTGACCTGAACTGGGCCGACTTCAGCGTCCGCAACCGCGCAGTCGGCGCCCGGTTGCAGCAAGTGACCCAGCCCGGTGACCGCGTGGCCATCCTGTGCCCGCAGAACCTCGAGTACCTGGTTGCGTTCTTCGGCACGCTGTACTCAGGCCGGATCGCCGTGCCGCTGTTCGATCCGAATGAGCCTGGCCACGTCGGCCGTTTGCACGCCGTGCTCGACGACTGCAATCCGTCGGCGATCCTGACCACCACGGCAGCCGCCGAAGGGGTGCGCAAGTTCTTCCGCACCCGGCCGGCCAACCAGCGTCCGCGCGTCATCGCTGTCGACGCGGTGCCCAACGAGGTCGGCGCCACTTGGGAGCCGGTCGACGTCGCCCATGACACCATCGCCTACCTGCAGTACACCTCGGGCTCGACGCGGATCCCGACCGGCGTGCAGATCACCCACCTGAACCTGGCCACCAACGTGGTGCAGGTGATCGAAGCCCTCGAGGGTGAAGAGGGTGACCGTGGGGTGTCGTGGCTGCCGTTCTTCCATGACATGGGTCTGATCACGGTCCTGCTGTCACCGATGATCGGTCACTACATCTCGTTCATGACCCCGGCGGCGTTCGTGCGTCGACCCGGACGGTGGATCCGGGAGATGGCCCGCAAGGAAGGTGACACCGGCGGAACCATCTCCGTCGCGCCGAACTTCGCGTTCGACCATGCCGCCGCGCGCGGTGTGCCCAAGGACGGTGAAGAACCACTGGACCTGTCCAACATCAAGTGCATTCTCAATGGCAGCGAGCCCATCTCGGCAGCCACGGTGCGCCGGTTCAACGAGGCATTCGGTCCCCACGGATTCAAACCGCAGGCCATCAAGCCGTCCTACGGACTGGCCGAGGCCACGCTGTTCGTGTCGACCACGCCGATGAACCAGATGCCCACGATCATCTCGGTCGACCGCGACGAGCTCAACAACCACCGGTTCGTCCAGGTGCCCGACGACTCGCCCAAGGCGGTTGCCCAGGCCGGCGCCGGCAAGATCGGAGTGGCCGAGTGGGCGGTGATCGTCGACAACGACACCGCCACCGAACTTCCGGACGGGCAGATCGGCGAGATCTGGATCAGCGGGCAGAACATGGGCACCGGCTACTGGGACAAGCCTGAGGAAACCTTGGCCACCTTTCAGAACATCCTCAAATCGCGCACCAACCCGTCGCACGCCGAAGGGGCGCCCGACGACAGCACCTGGGTGCGCACCGGGGACCTGGGCGCCTACCACGACGGGGAGCTTTACATCACCGGGCGCGTGAAGGATCTGGTGATCATCGACGGCCGCAACCACTATCCGCAGGATCTGGAGTACTCCGCCCAGGAAGCCACCAAAGCCCTGCGTACCGGGTTCGTCGCGGCGTTCTCGGTGCCGGCCAACCAGCTGCCCGACGAGGTGTTCGCCGACACGCACGCAGGCCTCAAGCGTGACCCCGAGGACACCTCGGAGCAACTCGTCATCGTCGGCGAGCGTGCGCCCGGCTCGCACAAACTCGACATGGGGCCGATCGTCGACGAGATCCGCGCCGCGATCGCGGTACGGCACGGGGTGACGGTGCGCGACGTGCTGCTCACCGCGGCCGGCGCCATCCCGCGGACCTCCAGCGGCAAGATCGGCCGGCGCGCCTGCCGGTCGGCCTACCTCGACGGGAGCCTACGCAGCGGCAAGGTCGCCAACGCGTTCCCCGACGAATCGGACTGA